Proteins from a single region of Ziziphus jujuba cultivar Dongzao chromosome 1, ASM3175591v1:
- the LOC107419468 gene encoding calcium-dependent protein kinase 2 has translation MGCHQSKKYTSKEDDNGYEAAATGGGARNHQTHQQPQPMVQNQKVSVPQTHNPPTRPKPQPQQPQPPKSPQPQPQMVDVAPSNAILGKQFDDIRQYYTLGKELGRGQFGITYLCTENSTGHAYACKSILKRKLVKKSDRDDIKREIQIMQHLSGQPNIVGFKGAYEDTYSVHLVMELCAGLELFDRIIAQGHYSERAAAGICRAIVNVVHICNFMGVMHRDLKPENFLFSSKDENAMLKAADFGLSVYIEEGKVYRDIVGSAYYVAPEVLRRSYGKEIDVWSAGVILYILLSGVPPFWAETEKGIFNAVLEGHIDFESQPWPSISDSAKDLVRKMLTQDPKKRITPAEVLEHPWLRDGGEASDKPIDSAVLSRMKQFRAMNKLKKLALKVIAENLSEEEIKGLKAMFTNMDTDKSGTITYEELKTGLARIGSQLSEPEVKQLMEAADVDGNGSIDYIEFISATMHRHRLERDDHLYKVFQYFDKDNSGFITKDELETAMKEHGIGDESSIRDIISEVDTDNDGRINYTEFCTMMRSGTQHPGKLF, from the exons ATGGGTTGCCATCAGAGCAAGAAATACACTTCAAAAGAAGACGATAATGGCTATGAAGCAGCAGCCACCGGTGGTGGTGCTAGAAATCACCAAACTCATCAGCAACCACAGCCAATGGTTCAGAACCAGAAAGTCTCTGTCCCTCAAACTCACAACCCACCAACCAGACCAAAACCACAGCCCCAACAGCCACAGCCACCAAAGTCTCCACAGCCACAGCCACAGATGGTCGATGTTGCTCCTTCAAATGCTATACTGGGCAAGCAGTTTGATGACATCAGACAGTACTATACTCTTGGAAAAGAACTGGGTCGAGGCCAATTCGGTATTACTTATTTGTGCACTGAGAATTCTACTGGTCATGCTTATGCCTGCAAATCTATACTCAAGAGGAAGCTGGTGAAGAAGAGTGACAGAGATGACATAAAGAGAGAGATTCAGATCATGCAGCATTTGTCTGGGCAACCAAACATTGTTGGGTTCAAAGGAGCTTATGAGGACACGTATTCTGTTCACCTCGTGATGGAACTCTGTGCTGGTTTGGAGCTTTTCGATCGGATTATAGCGCAGGGCCATTATTCTGAGAGAGCTGCTGCTGGGATTTGCCGGGCCATTGTGAATGTTGTGCATATTTGCAATTTTATGGGTGTGATGCACCGTGATCTCAAGCCTGAGAATTTCTTGTTCTCTAGTAAGGATGAAAATGCTATGTTGAAGGCTGCTGATTTTGGCTTGTCTGTTTACATTGAAGAAG GAAAGGTGTATCGTGATATAGTAGGTAGTGCCTACTATGTTGCTCCTGAAGTATTGCGCCGGAGTTACGGAAAGGAAATAGATGTTTGGAGTGCTGGAGTTATTCTGTATATTCTACTGAGTGGTGTACCTCCATTTTGGGCTG AAACTGAGAAGGGAATATTTAATGCCGTATTGGAAGGACATATTGACTTTGAGAGTCAGCCATGGCCATCTATATCAGACAGTGCTAAAGATCTAGTTAGGAAGATGTTAACACAAGACCCAAAGAAGCGAATAACTCCTGCAGAAGTTCTTG AACATCCGTGGCTTAGAGACGGTGGAGAAGCATCAGACAAGCCAATAGATAGTGCAGTTCTCTCTAGGATGAAGCAATTCAGAGCAATGAATAAGCTCAAGAAGCTTGCTTTGAAG GTCATTGCAGAAAATCTATCTGAAGAAGAAATTAAAGGTCTTAAAGCAATGTTCACCAACATGGATACTGACAAGAGTGGCACTATCACGTATGAAGAACTGAAGACAGGTTTGGCTCGTATTGGGTCACAACTGTCAGAGCCCGAAGTCAAGCAATTAATGGAAGCT GCTGATGTGGATGGAAATGGATCAATTGATTACATTGAATTTATATCTGCCACAATGCATAGACACAGACTAGAAAGGGACGACCACCTATACAAAGTATTCCAGTACTTTGATAAGGATAATAGTGG GTTTATTACAAAAGATGAATTAGAGACTGCTATGAAGGAGCATGGAATTGGTGATGAGTCCAGTATCAGAGACATAATCTCTGAGGTTGATACTGATAAT GATGGGAGGATCAACTATACAGAATTCTGTACAATGATGAGAAGTGGGACTCAACATCCAGGAAAGCTCTTTTAG
- the LOC107420948 gene encoding probable protein phosphatase 2C 46 encodes MAVVQANNLLEDQSQIESSNLSLHESGPCGTFVGVYDGHGGPETSRFINDHLFQHLKRFTSEQQSMSADVIRKAFQATEEGFLSVVTRQWPMKPQIAAVGSCCLVGVVCGGFLYIANFDDSRAVLGRAVKATGEVLAIQLSSEHNACIESVRQELHSLHPDDSNIVVLKHNVWHVKGLIQVIILLHKYLIVVLLVGIHVLWHLLPFYFHLLLFDNIISFL; translated from the exons ATGGCTGTAGTCCAGGCTAACAATTTACTCGAGGATCAGAGCCAGATTGAGTCTAGCAATTTGAGCTTGCATGAGTCTGGTCCATGTGGTACTTTTGTTGGTGTTTATGATGGACATGGTGGGCCGGAGACTTCAAGATTTATCAATGATCACCTCTTTCAGCATCTCAAGA GGTTTACTTCAGAGCAGCAGTCTATGTCTGCAGATGTAATACGGAAGGCATTTCAAGCAACAGAAGAGGGTTTTCTCTCTGTTGTCACCAGACAATGGCCTATGAAACCACAGATTGCAGCAGTTGGATCTTGCTGCCTTGTTGGTGTTGTTTGTGGTGGATTCCTTTACATTGCTAACTTTGATGATTCCCGAGCTGTTTTGGGGAGAGCTGTAAAGGCAACAGGGGAGGTTCTTGCCATTCAGTTGTCATCAGAGCATAATGCATGTATAGAGTCTGTGAGGCAGGAACTGCATTCTCTGCATCCTGATGATTCAAATATTGTAGTTTTGAAGCATAACGTATGGCATGTGAAGGGCCTTATACAGGTTATCATTTTACTGCATAAGTATTTGATAGTAGTATTGCTTGTAGGAATACACGTATTATGGCATCTTTTGCCATTCTACTTCCATCTACTTTTGTTTGATAATATTATCTCTTTTTTGTGA
- the LOC107419529 gene encoding protein S40-5, whose amino-acid sequence MAKGRKLTTSRSERLLGSGAYSYGHSQAESNGTDSSELGEDDIWSSMAVENDGSERGGDHSTASNNGGEWSPLASAAESNGNSIAIRSRRRITRDDRQLGGLSLAFDESGKTASSRIVHQFRGNDSVASSPCGHHMATSAPVNVPDWSKILRVESVESLHELDDGWDDHDSEMVPPHEYLAREYARSGKAAATSVFEGVGRTLKGRDLSRVRDAVWSQTGFDG is encoded by the coding sequence ATGGCCAAGGGCCGGAAACTGACGACCAGCCGCAGCGAAAGGCTGCTCGGTAGTGGTGCCTACAGCTACGGTCACAGCCAAGCTGAGTCTAACGGTACGGACTCATCGGAGCTCGGCGAAGATGATATATGGTCGTCGATGGCGGTCGAAAACGACGGGTCCGAACGAGGGGGTGACCACTCCACCGCCTCCAACAACGGCGGCGAGTGGAGCCCACTTGCCTCTGCCGCCGAGAGCAATGGGAATAGTATCGCGATCAGGAGCCGCCGTCGAATCACCAGGGACGACCGACAACTGGGAGGGCTTTCTTTGGCCTTCGACGAATCGGGTAAAACGGCGTCGTCAAGGATCGTGCACCAGTTCCGCGGGAATGACAGCGTGGCGTCGTCTCCATGTGGACACCACATGGCCACGTCGGCACCGGTGAACGTGCCGGACTGGAGCAAGATACTCCGAGTCGAGTCGGTGGAGTCGCTGCACGAGCTCGACGACGGTTGGGACGATCACGACTCGGAGATGGTCCCACCGCACGAGTACTTAGCGCGTGAGTACGCGAGGAGTGGGAAGGCGGCGGCTACTTCTGTTTTCGAAGGCGTGGGTCGGACCCTCAAGGGTCGGGATTTGAGCCGGGTTCGGGATGCTGTTTGGAGCCAAACCGGGTTTGATGGCTGA